The window ATCTATCTGTCTACCTATCGTAATTTATCCTAAGCTCTCTCTTATGTGACATCACAAGTGATTGTTTTGTTTAGTGTGCTGCTGTGATCAATTTGGATGGTGAAATTGGATGTATGATGAGTGAGGGGCCGTGGCTTTTTATTGGAATTCCAAATGCTGTCAAGGTGAAAACCGagggttttatattttttgcCCTTGTCTTTCTTTTATCATTTTGAAGTATGGAGAGAAATTTGGATATATATTCTTTAATTACTACTGTTAGCTTAAAGTAGCTTGAGTTGAGAAATACCTTGCCTCTTGCTTAATTTATGGCTTGAAATGGTTATATTACAGGTGTGGAACACCCAAACTGCGTCTGAAGTTAATCTTAGTGGACCAGTTGGACAAGTGTATTCCCTTGCTGAGGGAAATGAGATACTTTTTGCTGGAACCCAGGTAACTCTTTTGGCACAATAAACTTATGTTCTTATCCTCTCTGTTGATGAGCTTCAAGTTGTTGGGAAAAGATGAACACTTTCAGTTGTGCTAATGACTTTCAACGCCACCCACCCCCTTTTGATGTCTAACTATGGAAACCGAAgatcaaaaaacaaaatttcccTGCATATGGTTTGACTCTGACAGATATTAATCCTTCCATTTATTTTCTTCAGGATGGTAAAATACTGGCATGGAAAATTGATGCTAAAAACAACTGCTTTCTACCAACTGCATCACTTGAGGGTCACAGACTTGCTGTTGTTTCATTAGTTGTTGGAGCTGGTAGGCTGTACTCTGGTTCAATGGACCATACAATAAGAGTAAGTTAGTGTGGAAACCATCACTTTTCTACCCTGAAAGGATGCAAATATTGCAAATGTTTGATAGTTTATTCAATATTGTGAATTTTCCCCGAGTCTGTTGTAGGTGCTATAGAGATATTTTATTGAGAGGTATTATGTACTGTGGAGTCTTTTCGTTAATTTTCAAATTCATGCCCTGTTCTTATATGCAATAAATAGGCAAATAGCACTCGTCCTGGCAATGTAGTTTCTTTTACCTTGAATTACATGGTTTAGCTTTTGCATTAGACATCTTGCTTATCATCTTGGCCAACCGGGAATCCTTGATACTGAATCAATGAGAATCTTATTTTGATCGGTTATTCTCGTTTTTCTCTAAtagatatatataaatatatatgcaGACAAACACACATTTTTGCTCTTTCTTTGCTGACTTTTAATATTTCTTGGTAGGCATGTTAAAACTAATCTTTCGTATAAACTGTTGAACTTACTTTCAGGCATGGGACCTCAAGACTTTACAATGTATCCATACTCTGACAGGCCATACATCGGTTGTGACGTCTGTTCTTTGTTGGGACGAGTATCTATTGTCATGTTCACTTGACAAAACAATAAAGGTTTGTTacattttggaaattttttaaGGGATTGAGTTCCCTGTCCAGCTGTGTATTGTACACTAGCGCctccctatgtctatctctctccccccacAATAGGGGCAGAtttgtcatttcataggagggaggagagagttAGACACATAGGGAGGTTCTAACGTATGCTACACATCCTGGCagtgttcttttcccctttttttagtTAATATTGGCATGTCTTTCCTTTCAATGAGTAGCTATTTATGGTTGTGCATGCAATGGAGCGCTATTAACTGTTTCTCCCATATTTGTGCAGGCGTGGGCTGCTACAGAAAGTGGCAATTTGGAAGTAATACATACACACAATGAAGAAAATGTATGTCATTTGTGGAACCTTGTTTTAACTTTTATATTTTAGCTTTTGTTGCTCAACCGACTTTTTATATTGAgatcttcttgggtttggttctcttttatttttttgaacagTAGTTCTCATCTGGAAAAAACATGTTTCGGTATTTCTATCAAGTGTTCCTGTAAGCCTAGACATTGTAATTTAAAATAATCACccatttttttgggagggggttgTTCTTTGGAACTTCTTGGCACTCCACAGGGGTTCTTTTGAACTTCATGGCCTCATCAGAAGGTCAGGACTCGGGGGTTGTCAGTTGCCAAGATTTTGGAGTTTGATGTAGATGTTTACTTGTGGACATCTTTCTGGATCTAGATAGCATATTAATGGGCTACATTGTAACTAGGTTCCATAATATCTTTTCCTTTATGGTTGTTTTAGAGAAGAGTTAGTTTGTACACCATTGGAGTTGGGTTCCTAAGCATGGGGCTGTGAATGGTTTGATATGGGTGGATCTTTATTTCAATCTGTTGATATAACCATTTGTTATCTGAATAATTGATATGGGTAATCAGATATCTGATTCACATTTTTGCAGTTCAATGAGAATGTTTattgatgtgttttttttttttgcattacaGGGTGTGCTCACCCTCTGTGGAGTGAATGATGCACAAGCGAAACCTGTCCTGATGTGTTCGTGTAATGACAATACTATTCGCATTTATGATCTCCCATCGTAAGTGTTACAACCCTCAGCatatcttcttttgtttgaagATGCATCTGCTTtatgatttttttctcttccctctccctttttccGTTGATAAATTATAGTAGTTGTTTTTTTGCCTGCAAACTACTGAAACTCCATGTTTCATGTGTTTTAGATTCAGTGAAAGGGGGAGAATATTCTCAAGAGAGGAGGTTCGGGCAATACAAATAGCTCCAGGTGGGCTTGGTGGGCCTGGGCTTTTCTTTACTGGTGATGGAACTGGCGAACTCAGAGTCTGGAAATGGGTCATCGAGCCACCAAACCCACCACAGTAACCACCTGATTGGAATCAACAGTAGCATTATTTGTGGAAGTcttgtaaatattttttgggcacaATTCTTATGCCATATTTTCTGATTTGGATTGCTTCCtctgctgatggccatgccgaaggtggagaAGTGATCTGAATTTTGTTTCTGTAATCAGCCGTCCAGGAATGCCTAGGCGTTAATgctgttattttttctttttttccattaatTGAATATATTGCTGAGTTTTAGCAAAGAAAATGCAGGTTTTTTGTACTGCATAACACCTTCCCAATTGGAAGTTTTATGCCTCTGAGATCAACCTGatctaaaatgtataaattcAGCTTGAGCAAAAAAGCCCTGAATTTTTTGTATCTTAATTTGTttccctttttcattttctcctgtatttttttggggtcagTGGACAGTTTCAGGGGACTTCTGTAAATAAAGAGAATCAGATTGTTAACTGATTTTTATGTGCATGGAATATTTTGAAGATGTGATTTATCAATTCTTATCTtcagacataaaaaaaaaaaaaacaaagaagtgtGTTTCCCATCTAGAAATTAAATGGTTCAAAAATCAGCATGAATGACGATTCTAATAAGCTATATCATTTAGTTGACTTCTCAATCAGTTTTAATTTGCCACAAAGGAGAATTTATAATTGATTTTTAGTAATTTAATTAGGAGATGATGTAGACTATTGCCAACTAAGCTATGTCTATGGGGTTAATAATCAACTTTGAAAAACTCCACCATCTCTCCCTCTTATTTAtactctctcttcctttctttttcttaaaatttcACTGTGGGACTAAAATTCAGTGCTTTCTTTTAgtcctttttctcctctcttggaGCAAAAGTAGTTCCCcctcctccccacccccacaTTGAAAATTTAAAGAATGAATAGTAAATGGGATGCTTATAAATAAAGCTAGACATCCCAAACcactttcattatttttttgttttattattagtAAGCTAACTAAATGGTTTAACGAGAGGGTCAGGCCTAGGCTGAAATATCTCAGCTGGGGGTGtaaagtttggccttgtcggctTGAGAccgccttgagcccgaacatGGTCAGGGCTGGATTTTTTAATCCTGAGGGctggttagggttgaaatttttaggcCCGGGGtcaggtcgggttgggccagggttgagaccttgggCTAAGCCCATCCTGGCCCAGTCCtctgttaggttatgctttacaatttattgattacattttgcaaattttgtttaatatctaattatctattggtttatcaaaaaaaaagactacttatctattgaacaaagaaatatttaaaatttaaagagGGCCAAGTTTGTTAACATAGaaaaaagtctaatagtcaattgaataTGAAACCATGGTTCTAAGAATTGGTATCGTATCACTCGTTACGGTTTTGCAAGTCATCGATATAGTATTGGTAgcacggtacggacaaggggtgaaatggtcagaaaattcattttttaagtagattcaaggataattttgtccgatacagtTGATCCAAgctgataccatatcggtatcgtatcggttttgcaagttaccgatacccgttctaatactgtgcactaaaaccatgtatgattcaaaccaatacccaattgCATGAGACTAGTCAATCGGGCCCAACTAGGCCCTAATAAAAATCAGGGTTAATCAAGGCCAACCCGGcccgatcagggtcaatcagggtcaggcTGGGCTAGGCTGAGGCTGACAAGGTTGGATCTAGgctaagatatctcagcccaacctagggctggttgggcttgtgttgagctaagaggactcagggttaggctaaggttttaaaaatccaGGCCCAACCTTGGGTTGTCAAAAACCCGGCCAGACCAGCCTTGTTGCATCCCTAACTTTATTGATGAGAGTGGGTATCTCTTTGTTATGAATTGGACTACTATCCTCAATTTGGAGAAGAGGAAATTTTGTAAGAAAGTTTAAGTTGTTGTGTCACTATAGACTATAGTCCAGTAAAGTGTTAGGGAAATGAGACGAAGAGATGTAATGAGAGAAGTTCCATCACTTCTATGTTACCGAATACATTTTTAAATTACAGAGATACTTCTGTGgaatataggaaaaaaaaaatttgacctaGAAATACTTTAATGTAATCGAAACGTTATCAAATAAGCCAAAAGTTTACATCATCATTTAACCATGGATTCTTATCATACAATGCCAAGTGTTAAAAGAATTCTTTCGAGGTTGTTAGGAAAATCATTTCAGCAAATAATaccaatgaaaaacatgaggaATAACCTTCATATGTGGTGTGCTACAGACACCTAATTTTGTCATCGTGTAGGGTGCCCACGACAATGATGAATGTGTGTTTTTGAACCTAAGAAATGTTCTATCTTTAAGTTTAGGAGATTCCCCACAATCTCGATGACATTGGAAATCATACaagtaaaatgatcaaaatgtcCTAAAGAGTAAATAGATTAACATAAAGTTAAAAGTTTCAAAGTCCACCCAAATGTCTAATGTtgatgtttttggatttttgttttgaatggtGAGTCATTGGCCTTTGGACAATCCTAGGAGCAACTGATCGCATCACATGTTATATTTcgaaggcaaaaaaaaaaaaaattaatataataagACAAAATCATAATGAAAGAGTATCAAAGCTGCTCCCATTAGTCTCTACAACGTCAAGTGCTGTGAATCTTGGATCTGCCTCCTCTCCAGGGAGTTCAGTgcctagggggcatccaacggctagGCTGTACCACATACATCTCGATGCAAATCCAATCAACCATTGGGATGTGTGCTACACAGCCCAATGACTGGATACCCCCTATGCACTCTCTAGgcgttgggctccctggagaggagttCTATTCATGAATCATTTCCAATGAGAGCATTGCCGCCATTATGTGTCTTGGTGACAAGGTATGTAGCTATCTACAAAGCATCCAAATATGTATCAAAATAATGTAAAATGTGTAAAAAAACTGGTTTATTTCGGTTTTAACCACAGTTGGAAAATCGGGTTTTCTTACTCGACTCATCTTTCAGCCACATTCTTTTAAActttaatataataaatatgtataaatttaaaaaaatagaaagattacagaaaaaaaaatatggaaaagaatcagataaaataatgaatcacatatcaatgcattttgaatttataccgttgaacaagagaagagagTCAAATATTTGAGGGTGTCTTACTGTTTAgaatatggatttactattttactgaACTCAAATTCTATGTGAACCGactttatggttttttaaaaGATGACTAAATTCgtcgagtttgtcatgactcgggtaaaaaatactgtcttatttgactcggatgATTTATGACCTAGTCTAGTCATTTTTTACCCTAATTTAGTCTACACAATTTTTTACtaggtttttcaaaattttggcttGATTCAAGCGACTCGCCTTaatcaaaacccgattttccaaCAATGTGCAAACACATatttgtttcttaaaaaaataaaaataaataaaacacatAACAATGGCAAAACTCATCAGCTACTAACCATAACTGTAAGCTACCCTTACATTTAGCTTGACTGTTTGACCCTTCTAAACACGCAAAATCATGAGTACGATTTTCATTCACCTCACCCGATACAAAGACAAATGTCACCCCCCCCATTTCCTGGGAAAGATTTTTGCGTTTCCTTGCCGACAATGCCACCCCTAGTCTGTCCCACTTAAATGTGTAAATATAATTTGGGGTAATGTTTTCTGtaccgcagcgcagcctgcgcctaggcacataGGGGTAGGCATAATGATCAATTTGCCTCTTGCACAGGCTGCGCTGCAGTACAGAGAACTTTGTCCCATTTATTTTTACAGGTCTCATGtcaggataaaaatcctctccacCACAAGATCATCTTACGCCATGTGTCGAATTGCCTGACTAAAGAATTGgaaaggatttttatctctcatGTTACCCCCACTACCCTTTCTGTTTTTTCTGATTGCCTAGCTGCTGTAAATACCCTTGTAGGCAAGCCTTCTTGTTTAGATTGTGCTAGTAATTTATTTGTGGAGGATACTACTCTGTTAATTTCCAGTTTAGAGTCTATACTTTAGACTCTGTTGTGTTCTTACCTCCGGGAACATAGAAGCTCATTTGCTCGCAAATGGTGTTTTGCGCTTTGGTTTATCGTGGTCTTGGTGGGGAACTCCTCTGCTGTTCAATCAAGTTGTACCCGGTAAGAGGTTTTCCTCCTATCTCTTTGCTTAATGAAATCACTAGTTTCCttgtccataaaaaaaaaaattctaaggACTAAAAAAATACACAATAGTACACTGTGCAACTCCACGGCAACgtgcatctctctctcaaaaaacaTGTGAGAACCATTGGAGAAGCAACTGCAAACGTAGAAGTGAGGAAAGCAGCACAAAAAATTTGGTGAAAATCCTCAATCGTATACTCCCTCGCCCCTCGGTAGCATAGTTAGCTTTaccacaaataaaaaataaaatgttagTAAAAATGAAACagttaaaaaaatagaaatggacGGTACAGGTTTTAAATGGTGTAAAATTTTGAACAACACAGCAAAAAAATCGAAAACAAAGAGTATGTGTTTTAAATGTGtagatttcaaaaaaaattaagaaaaaaagaagaagcaatatACTCATAAATACTAGAATTATTATTTGAATACCTACATATAATGATCCAAAACAACTATAACATCCAATATTAATGCATATATATTCCAAAATCCATTATAAGTTTCAATACATATCATTCAATATCATCCAAAATACAATTCCAAATTCATACacctttaaaattaaaaaaacatttcCAAAGTCTTATTGAAGAATAGGACTTCGCTATGGTGTTATTCATTATTGTCAACACAACCAACACACTCTCAAAATGATGCATGTTCAGTTCAAATTGGGAGTCATCGTTTTAGAAACCCTTTTAGCAAATGCATTGTATTGTAACTCATATTTGGGATTCGTACATTGAACATGAGCTAAAAGTGATAGCATGAGAAGTATACCCATTTGAGTTTACTTTAAGTCGACGAAAGATTCAGATCGATCAGAGTTcgatagagagagatatgatcAGTTAAGTAAGTTATtgttaaaaaataccaaaaaaccAAGAATGTAttttaaatgcatttaaaacgggaatgcttGTCGTTTGGAGTTTTTATCCATATGTTTGGAAAACAAGCAGCAAAATGcgtttaaaacaataaaaaaaaaacgagaacATATTTAAAACAGTTTTAAAtgcgtttttgctaactatgctCGGGAGTCAGTATTGCTATTTTTATTGACATTTTCTCAAGCTTTCTCAGATGCGCTCACAGCTCACCTCATCTGAGATGGATTTCCCCTTGATATATCGTAACGTTCGGAATGCAAAAAAATAAGTTACAGCAAGCAATGCATTTTGTATATAGGAATAGGGTTAAGATTAAACCCATTAGATTCAAATTTCTTCATTGAATCAATTTCCCCTTCTCAACTATAACTCCAATCTTTTATGGCTTTACAAATAGAGATGGATAGCCCTGCTGCTTGCATTGAAGGAGCTGATCAGGTATTGCTTCAAACGAATCCACTGTCCATATATCATAGCAAAAGGGTTGCACACTAATTGCTTCCATCTCATGGATCTAATTTTTCAATtctcccacacacacacagagagagagagagagagagagagtacaacCAAACATTAATTGATCGATATTTACATATATGAGATGAACAAATAATTTAAGCATTTGGTTTAGCAGACAATGAGACGAGTGGATTGGGGCTATTCGCAATGCACGCAACCCATCAACTTCCAGAGCTTACGCGTTCTTCTAACTATCTTGTGCATCTTTCGAACAATGAAGTTTTGGGAGAATATTATTAATGGAGGAGACGCAATCGCTGGATTTCCAGTGTTCGCTCTCACTGAAACAACTTGTGCCATCAcagcagtagtagtagaagaagaagaagaacagaaagcCGTTCTTGAAGACACTACACCACCATCAGAGTTAAAACTGCTTTCTCTGCTGAAGCTGCTCTTTCGAAGGTAGAAGCTTCTACTCCCAGCCTCTCCAATTGTTTGCGCCTTGTCAAGACCTGATCAAGATCGATCAAGGAAGCCATCAATTCGGCAATCCAGTGACTCAAAAGGAAAGGAACAGGACCTTCACAAGTACTCAGGGAATGTACGTGTCCCCATCAGACCACTAACAATGGCATCCTAATTGATTCCAATTCTTCAAGAATTCATGTACCATATTATATTCCTCTACTTGGTTAAAAAAAAGTTCAGTAATGGTTACTTAGTGGTACACTTGTACGGTTAAATGCAAAAGATAGTGAGGTTTGATGCGGACcataatctttttcttttttttttctttgttttttttgaaaaggAGGTTCCGGTCTTCGGCTGACTAAATCCCCCAGGACTCATGTACGATCCCACAACATACACGAACCAGAAGATACTAGGAGGCCATGTTCACCAGGGAGTTTC is drawn from Telopea speciosissima isolate NSW1024214 ecotype Mountain lineage chromosome 1, Tspe_v1, whole genome shotgun sequence and contains these coding sequences:
- the LOC122654457 gene encoding zinc finger CCCH domain-containing protein 48-like — its product is MAIAVDSAPRDGNKGVFNRRIGAAAHKPNKVCYFWRSGSCNRNPCPFLHRELPPPPSINGNASKRPQVGSANNRNFTRPSSLSRRPDPNLRLVSNTWVRNQGDGSATVPRKTQDKNHGDGLAIVPRKTTKDKICHYWLAGNCSYGDECKYLHSWFLCDCFTLLKQLEGHQKVITGVALPSGSDKLYSGSEDQSVRVWDCHTGQCAAVINLDGEIGCMMSEGPWLFIGIPNAVKVWNTQTASEVNLSGPVGQVYSLAEGNEILFAGTQDGKILAWKIDAKNNCFLPTASLEGHRLAVVSLVVGAGRLYSGSMDHTIRAWDLKTLQCIHTLTGHTSVVTSVLCWDEYLLSCSLDKTIKAWAATESGNLEVIHTHNEENGVLTLCGVNDAQAKPVLMCSCNDNTIRIYDLPSFSERGRIFSREEVRAIQIAPGGLGGPGLFFTGDGTGELRVWKWVIEPPNPPQ